Proteins from one Streptococcus mitis B6 genomic window:
- a CDS encoding DUF948 domain-containing protein, with amino-acid sequence MLEVAYILVALALIVFLVYLIITVQKLGRVIDETEKTIKTLTSDVDVTLHHTNELLAKVNVLADDINVKVATIDPLFSAVADLSLSVSDLNDHARVLSKKASSAGSKTIKTGASLSALRLASKFFKK; translated from the coding sequence ATGTTAGAAGTTGCATATATTCTTGTAGCCCTTGCTTTGATTGTCTTTTTAGTCTATCTAATCATTACTGTACAAAAGCTTGGCCGTGTTATCGATGAAACAGAAAAGACGATTAAAACCTTAACTTCAGATGTGGATGTGACCTTGCATCATACCAATGAATTGCTGGCTAAGGTCAATGTCTTGGCAGATGATATTAATGTCAAGGTAGCAACGATTGATCCACTATTTAGTGCAGTTGCAGATTTATCTCTATCTGTTTCCGACCTCAATGACCATGCGCGTGTCTTGAGTAAGAAAGCTTCATCGGCTGGTTCAAAAACTATTAAGACTGGTGCAAGTTTGTCAGCTCTTCGTCTTGCAAGTAAATTTTTCAAAAAATAA
- the rpsU gene encoding 30S ribosomal protein S21 — protein sequence MSKTVVRKNESLDDALRRFKRAVTKAGTLQETRKREFYEKPSVKRKRKSEAARKRKKF from the coding sequence ATGTCTAAAACAGTAGTACGTAAGAATGAATCTCTTGACGACGCACTTCGTCGTTTCAAACGTGCGGTTACTAAAGCTGGTACTCTTCAAGAAACACGCAAACGTGAATTCTATGAAAAACCTTCTGTAAAACGTAAACGTAAATCAGAAGCAGCTCGTAAACGTAAAAAATTCTAA
- a CDS encoding TIGR01457 family HAD-type hydrolase — MKYKGYLIDLDGTIYKGKDRIPAGEAFVHELQKRDIPYLFVTNNTTRTPESVQEMLAQNFNIDTPLSTVYTATLATIDYMNDLGLEKTVYVIGEAGLKEAIKAAGYVEDKDNPAYVVVGLDWQVDYEKFATATLAIQKGAHFIGTNPDLNIPTERGLLPGAGSLITLLEVATRVKPVYIGKPNAIIMDKAVEHLGLQREELIMVGDNYLTDIRAGIDNGIPTLLVTTGFTKAEEVADLPIAPTHVVSSLAEWDFDEN, encoded by the coding sequence ATGAAATATAAAGGCTATTTAATTGATTTAGACGGAACGATTTATAAGGGGAAAGATCGAATTCCAGCAGGAGAGGCTTTTGTCCATGAATTGCAAAAGCGGGATATTCCCTATCTCTTTGTGACCAACAATACAACCCGCACTCCAGAGAGTGTTCAGGAGATGTTGGCTCAGAATTTTAATATCGATACGCCCCTATCGACTGTCTACACAGCGACTTTGGCGACTATCGACTATATGAACGACTTGGGTCTTGAAAAGACGGTCTATGTCATCGGAGAAGCAGGTCTCAAGGAAGCCATCAAGGCGGCTGGTTATGTGGAAGACAAGGATAATCCTGCCTATGTGGTAGTAGGCCTGGACTGGCAAGTTGATTATGAAAAATTTGCGACAGCAACTCTAGCTATCCAAAAGGGTGCCCACTTTATCGGAACCAACCCTGACCTCAACATCCCGACAGAGCGCGGTCTTTTGCCAGGTGCTGGTTCACTGATTACCCTTCTTGAAGTGGCAACACGAGTAAAGCCTGTTTATATCGGAAAACCAAATGCCATCATTATGGACAAGGCGGTTGAGCACTTAGGTTTGCAACGTGAAGAGTTGATTATGGTTGGGGATAACTATTTAACAGATATCCGAGCAGGGATTGACAACGGTATTCCAACGCTCTTGGTGACGACAGGTTTTACCAAGGCAGAAGAAGTAGCAGACCTACCAATCGCACCGACTCATGTGGTTTCTAGCCTTGCGGAGTGGGATTTTGATGAAAACTAA
- the hemW gene encoding radical SAM family heme chaperone HemW produces the protein MQKKPTSAYVHIPFCTQICYYCDFSKVFIKNQPVDSYLEHLLEEFRSYDIQKLRTLYIGGGTPTALSASQLEVLLKGLTKNLDLSVLEELTIEANPGDLDADKIAVLKNSAVNRVSLGVQTFDDKMLKKIGRSHLEKDIYENIDRLKLAGFDNISIDLIYALPGQTMEQVKENVAKAIGLDIPHMSLYSLILENHTVFMNRMRRGKLPLPKEELEAEMFEYIIAELERAGFEHYEISNFSKPGFESRHNLMYWDNAEYYGIGAGASGYVNGVRYKNHGPIRHYLSAVEEGNARITEEHLSQKEQMEEEMFLGLRKKSGVSMARFEEKFGRPFDGLYGEIVKDLVQQGLMQIDGDRVRMTKRGLFLGDTVAERFILE, from the coding sequence ATGCAGAAAAAACCAACGTCAGCCTATGTGCACATCCCATTTTGTACCCAGATTTGTTATTATTGTGACTTCTCAAAGGTTTTTATCAAAAATCAGCCAGTTGATAGCTATTTGGAGCATCTGCTGGAAGAGTTTCGTTCTTATGACATTCAAAAGTTACGAACCCTTTACATCGGTGGTGGAACGCCGACAGCTTTGTCAGCTTCGCAACTGGAGGTGTTATTGAAGGGCTTGACTAAAAACTTGGACTTGTCTGTCTTGGAGGAGTTGACCATTGAGGCCAATCCAGGTGACTTGGATGCGGATAAGATAGCTGTGTTGAAGAACTCGGCTGTCAATCGTGTTTCCTTAGGCGTGCAGACCTTTGACGACAAGATGCTGAAAAAGATTGGGCGCAGTCATTTGGAGAAGGATATTTATGAAAATATCGACCGCCTGAAACTGGCTGGTTTTGACAATATCTCTATCGACTTGATTTATGCACTGCCTGGTCAGACCATGGAGCAGGTCAAGGAAAATGTGGCTAAGGCCATTGGGCTGGATATTCCTCATATGAGTTTGTATAGCTTGATTTTAGAAAACCATACGGTCTTTATGAACCGCATGCGGCGAGGAAAATTACCTCTGCCTAAGGAGGAACTAGAAGCTGAGATGTTTGAGTATATTATCGCAGAGCTGGAGCGAGCTGGTTTTGAGCATTATGAGATTTCCAATTTCTCCAAGCCTGGTTTTGAAAGTCGCCACAATCTCATGTACTGGGACAATGCTGAATACTATGGCATCGGTGCTGGGGCATCTGGTTATGTCAATGGTGTCCGCTATAAAAATCATGGTCCGATTCGTCATTATCTGAGTGCTGTTGAGGAAGGTAATGCTCGCATCACAGAAGAGCACCTGAGTCAAAAGGAGCAGATGGAAGAAGAAATGTTCTTGGGCCTCCGCAAGAAATCAGGAGTCTCCATGGCGCGATTTGAGGAAAAATTTGGACGGCCCTTCGATGGACTTTATGGAGAAATTGTCAAGGACTTGGTTCAACAAGGTCTCATGCAAATAGACGGTGATCGCGTGCGCATGACAAAAAGAGGTCTCTTTTTAGGAGACACCGTAGCAGAACGATTTATTTTGGAGTAG
- a CDS encoding YtxH domain-containing protein — translation MGKLSSILLGTVSGAALALFLTSDKGKQVCSQAQDFLDDLREDPEYAKEQVCEKLTEVKEQATDFVLKTKEQVESGEITVDSVLAQAKSCARQATEASKDRFNNLKEQWQEKAETLDESEEIVIDITEE, via the coding sequence ATGGGTAAACTATCCTCAATCCTTTTAGGAACCGTTTCAGGTGCAGCTCTTGCCTTGTTTTTAACAAGCGACAAGGGCAAACAAGTTTGCAGTCAGGCTCAAGATTTTCTAGATGATTTGAGAGAAGATCCTGAGTATGCCAAGGAGCAGGTCTGTGAAAAACTGACAGAAGTCAAGGAACAGGCTACAGATTTTGTTCTTAAAACCAAAGAACAGGTTGAGTCAGGTGAAATCACTGTGGACAGTGTACTTGCTCAAGCCAAATCATGTGCCCGTCAAGCGACAGAAGCATCAAAAGATCGATTCAATAATCTCAAGGAGCAATGGCAAGAAAAGGCCGAAACTCTTGATGAATCAGAAGAGATTGTTATTGACATAACAGAAGAATAA
- a CDS encoding cation:proton antiporter, with protein MELLIYLILFLLVLIVSSTTNKLLPFLPLPLVQILLGIVIGLFLPNTDFHLNTELFLALVIGPLLFRESEEADITAILKHWRIIIYLIFPVIFISTLSLGGLAHLLWLSLPLAACLSVGAALGATDLVAFASLSERFSFPKRVSNILKGEGLLNDASGLVAFQVALTAWTTGAFSLGQASSSLIFSILGGFLIGFLTAMTNRFLHSFLLSVRATDIASELLLELSLPLVTFFLAEEVHVSGIIAVVVAGILKASRFKKITLLEAQVDTVTDTVWHTVNFMLNGSVFVILGMELEMIVEPILTNPIYNPLLLLLSLIALTFVLFAIRFVMIYGYYAYRTRRLKKKLNKYMKDMLLLTFSGVKGTVSIATILLIPSNLEQEYPLLLFLVAGVTLVSFLTGLLILPHLSDEQEESKDYLMHIAILNEVTSELEKELETHKNKLPLYAAIDNYHGRIENLILSQENKGAQEDWETLKLLILSIESDGLEQAYEEGKMSERAYRVYQRYLKNMEQSINRKFASRLTYYFLVSLRILRFLLHEVFTLGKTFRSWKNEESQKLRALDYDQIAELYLENTEMIIESLENLKGVYKSSLISFMQDSRLRETAIITSGAFVERVINRVKPNNIDEMLRGYYLERKLIFEYEEKRLITTKYAKKLRQNVNNLENYSLKEAANTLPYDMMELVRRN; from the coding sequence GTGGAATTACTGATTTACCTCATCCTATTTTTACTGGTCTTGATTGTCTCGAGTACAACCAATAAGCTCCTGCCCTTTTTGCCTCTCCCTTTGGTGCAGATTCTTTTGGGAATTGTAATTGGTCTCTTTTTACCCAATACTGACTTTCACCTCAATACGGAGTTGTTTTTGGCACTGGTTATTGGGCCCTTGCTTTTCCGAGAGTCGGAGGAAGCAGATATTACGGCTATTTTAAAACACTGGCGAATCATTATTTATCTCATATTTCCAGTGATTTTTATCTCGACCCTGAGTTTGGGTGGCTTGGCTCACCTTCTTTGGCTCAGCCTTCCCTTGGCAGCTTGTTTGTCTGTTGGGGCAGCCCTTGGGGCTACGGATTTGGTAGCTTTTGCCTCTCTTTCGGAGCGCTTTAGTTTTCCTAAGCGCGTGTCCAATATCCTTAAGGGTGAAGGACTCTTGAATGATGCATCTGGTTTGGTTGCCTTTCAGGTAGCTTTGACAGCTTGGACAACGGGAGCCTTTTCCCTTGGGCAAGCTAGTAGTTCGCTCATCTTTTCAATCCTAGGCGGTTTTTTGATTGGATTTTTAACAGCCATGACCAACCGTTTCCTCCATAGCTTCTTGCTAAGTGTGAGAGCAACGGATATTGCCAGCGAGCTTTTATTAGAATTGAGTTTGCCTCTGGTGACCTTCTTCCTGGCAGAAGAAGTCCACGTTTCAGGAATTATTGCCGTTGTGGTTGCTGGGATTTTAAAGGCAAGCCGTTTTAAGAAAATTACGCTCCTCGAAGCCCAAGTGGATACGGTGACCGATACGGTCTGGCATACAGTGAACTTTATGCTCAACGGTTCTGTCTTTGTGATTTTAGGGATGGAGCTGGAAATGATAGTAGAGCCTATCTTGACCAATCCAATCTATAATCCCTTACTTTTATTGCTATCTCTTATAGCCCTTACCTTTGTCCTCTTTGCTATTCGTTTTGTCATGATTTATGGCTATTATGCCTATAGGACTAGACGTCTCAAGAAGAAGCTAAATAAGTATATGAAGGACATGCTTCTCTTGACCTTCTCAGGTGTCAAGGGAACCGTGTCGATTGCTACGATCCTTCTGATACCAAGTAATCTAGAGCAGGAGTATCCTCTCTTACTTTTCCTCGTTGCAGGTGTGACGCTTGTAAGCTTTTTAACAGGTCTCTTGATTCTGCCTCATCTTTCGGATGAACAGGAAGAAAGCAAGGATTATCTCATGCATATCGCCATTTTGAATGAGGTTACTTCGGAGTTAGAAAAAGAACTTGAAACTCATAAGAATAAGCTTCCTCTCTATGCAGCTATTGACAATTACCATGGACGAATAGAGAACCTTATCTTGAGCCAAGAAAATAAGGGGGCTCAAGAAGACTGGGAGACCTTGAAACTTCTTATCCTCAGTATTGAGAGTGATGGTCTGGAACAGGCTTACGAAGAGGGCAAGATGAGTGAGCGTGCCTATCGAGTTTACCAGCGTTATTTGAAAAACATGGAACAAAGTATCAATCGCAAGTTTGCTTCACGATTGACCTATTATTTCCTTGTTTCCTTGCGGATTTTACGTTTTCTCCTTCATGAAGTCTTTACCTTAGGCAAGACCTTCCGTAGTTGGAAAAATGAAGAATCACAGAAACTCAGAGCCCTTGACTATGACCAAATTGCAGAGCTCTATCTAGAAAATACAGAGATGATTATCGAAAGTCTGGAGAATCTTAAAGGGGTTTATAAGAGTTCTTTAATCAGCTTCATGCAAGATTCTCGTCTCCGTGAAACAGCTATTATCACCAGTGGTGCCTTTGTCGAACGGGTTATCAATCGCGTTAAGCCCAACAATATCGATGAAATGCTGAGAGGTTATTATCTGGAGCGCAAGTTGATTTTCGAATATGAAGAAAAACGATTGATTACGACCAAGTATGCCAAGAAGTTACGACAAAATGTGAATAATTTGGAGAACTATTCCTTGAAGGAAGCTGCCAATACCCTCCCTTATGATATGATGGAATTGGTAAGAAGAAATTAA
- a CDS encoding acyl-[acyl-carrier-protein] thioesterase, with the protein MGLTYQMKMKIPFDMADMNGHIKIPDVILLSLQVSGMQSIELGVSDKAILENYNLVWIITDYEIEVPRLPRFAEEITIETEALSYNRLFCYRRFTIYDEAGQELIHMMATFVLMDRDSRKVHAVEPEIVAPYQSDFDKKLIRGPKYESLEESVSKDYHVRFYDLDMNGHVNNSKYLDWIFEVMGADFLTQYIPKKINLKYVKEVRPGGVITSAVERTGLESKHEITSDGATNAQAIITWQEIKKD; encoded by the coding sequence ATGGGCTTAACTTATCAAATGAAAATGAAAATTCCTTTTGACATGGCTGACATGAACGGTCATATCAAGATTCCAGATGTGATTTTACTATCCCTGCAAGTTTCAGGGATGCAGTCGATTGAGTTGGGTGTTAGTGATAAGGCCATTTTGGAAAACTATAATCTGGTCTGGATTATCACAGATTATGAGATTGAGGTGCCTCGTTTGCCTCGTTTTGCGGAAGAAATCACTATCGAAACGGAAGCCCTGAGCTACAATCGACTCTTTTGCTACCGTCGCTTTACCATTTATGATGAAGCGGGGCAGGAGCTCATTCACATGATGGCGACCTTTGTTCTCATGGACCGAGACAGTCGAAAAGTCCATGCAGTAGAACCTGAGATTGTGGCTCCTTACCAGTCTGATTTTGATAAAAAACTTATCCGTGGACCGAAGTATGAGTCCTTGGAAGAGTCAGTCAGTAAGGATTACCATGTCCGTTTTTATGATTTAGATATGAATGGCCATGTCAATAACAGTAAATACTTGGACTGGATTTTTGAGGTCATGGGAGCAGATTTTTTGACCCAGTATATTCCCAAGAAAATCAATCTCAAGTATGTCAAGGAAGTTCGACCAGGTGGGGTGATTACATCGGCTGTTGAACGGACTGGACTGGAAAGTAAGCATGAGATTACAAGCGACGGTGCTACCAATGCACAAGCTATCATCACTTGGCAAGAAATAAAAAAGGATTAG
- a CDS encoding YihY/virulence factor BrkB family protein, with the protein MRKWWKELIDSPFLKAFLHYYQKSDSELTSVAVAYYWLISIFPLLLVLINILPYFHISVSNFLNVTNGFLPDTVYDVVAKIVMEVLTQPSTGLLSFAVLSALWTFSKSMNYLQKAFNKAYGVAKSRGLIYQQLMSLLVSFGLQILFACALFLSVFGRILLDFLKKYWQSDNPIFLYLEDFTGPLVFTLIFAISVMIYYLLPNVKVPRIRYVLPGSFFVLLTLVLILNIFSASVNNYINNLVDVRFVSSIIFVVTMFWFILLAKILIIGAVINASFQSLKDPNFNID; encoded by the coding sequence ATGAGAAAGTGGTGGAAAGAGCTGATTGATAGCCCCTTTTTAAAAGCTTTTTTACATTATTATCAAAAATCAGATAGTGAATTGACGAGTGTTGCAGTGGCCTATTATTGGTTGATTTCTATCTTCCCCTTGTTATTAGTTTTGATCAACATTTTGCCTTATTTTCATATTTCTGTTTCAAATTTTTTAAACGTGACTAATGGGTTTTTACCTGATACGGTTTATGATGTTGTTGCAAAAATTGTAATGGAAGTTCTGACCCAGCCATCAACAGGTTTACTGAGTTTTGCGGTATTATCAGCTTTATGGACTTTTTCAAAGTCCATGAACTATCTGCAAAAAGCGTTTAATAAGGCCTATGGGGTAGCTAAGAGTAGAGGTTTAATTTACCAGCAATTGATGAGTTTACTAGTCAGTTTTGGCTTGCAAATCCTTTTTGCTTGTGCCTTGTTTTTGAGCGTATTTGGCCGTATTTTACTAGATTTTCTCAAAAAGTATTGGCAATCTGATAATCCAATATTCCTTTATCTAGAAGACTTTACAGGGCCTTTAGTTTTCACCTTAATTTTTGCGATTTCAGTGATGATTTATTATTTGCTTCCTAATGTTAAAGTACCACGAATACGTTATGTTTTACCTGGAAGCTTCTTTGTTTTGTTGACACTGGTTTTGATCTTAAATATCTTTTCAGCTTCTGTGAATAATTACATCAATAATCTCGTAGATGTCCGTTTTGTAAGTTCTATTATTTTTGTAGTGACCATGTTTTGGTTTATTTTACTGGCTAAGATATTGATTATCGGTGCAGTAATCAATGCTAGTTTTCAAAGTTTAAAAGATCCAAATTTTAATATAGATTAA
- the lgt gene encoding prolipoprotein diacylglyceryl transferase, which translates to MLDPIAIHLGPLAIRWYALCIVTGLILAVYLTMKEAPRKKIIPDDILDFILIAFPLAILGARLYYVIFRFDYYSQNLGEIFAIWNGGLAIYGGLITGAIVLYIFADRKLINTWDFLDIAAPSVMIAQSLGRWGNFFNQEAYGAAVDNLDYLPGFIRDQMYIEGSYRQPTFLYESLWNLLGFALILIFRRKWKSLRRGHITAFYLIWYGFGRMVIEGMRTDSLMFFGLRVSQWLSVVLIGLGIFIILYQNRKKAPYYISEEEN; encoded by the coding sequence ATGCTTGATCCAATTGCTATTCATCTAGGCCCTCTAGCCATTCGTTGGTATGCCTTGTGTATTGTGACAGGCTTGATTCTTGCGGTTTATTTGACCATGAAAGAAGCACCTAGAAAGAAGATCATACCAGACGATATTTTAGATTTCATCTTGATAGCCTTTCCTCTGGCTATTTTAGGAGCTCGTCTCTACTATGTTATTTTCCGTTTTGATTATTATAGTCAGAACTTGGGAGAAATTTTTGCCATTTGGAATGGTGGTTTGGCCATCTATGGTGGTTTAATAACTGGGGCTATTGTTCTGTACATTTTTGCTGATCGTAAACTCATCAATACTTGGGATTTTCTAGATATTGCGGCGCCTAGCGTCATGATAGCCCAAAGTTTGGGTCGCTGGGGCAATTTCTTTAACCAAGAAGCTTATGGTGCAGCAGTGGATAATCTGGATTATCTACCTGGCTTTATCCGTGACCAGATGTATATAGAGGGGAGCTACCGTCAACCGACCTTCCTTTATGAGTCTCTATGGAATCTGCTTGGTTTTGCCTTGATTTTGATATTCAGACGAAAATGGAAGAGCCTCAGACGAGGTCATATTACTGCTTTCTACTTGATTTGGTATGGTTTCGGTCGTATGGTTATCGAAGGCATGCGGACAGATAGCCTCATGTTCTTCGGTCTTCGAGTGTCTCAATGGCTATCAGTTGTCCTTATCGGTCTCGGTATTTTTATCATTCTATATCAAAATCGAAAGAAGGCCCCGTACTATATTTCAGAGGAGGAAAACTAA
- the queA gene encoding tRNA preQ1(34) S-adenosylmethionine ribosyltransferase-isomerase QueA yields MNTADFDFHLPEELIAQTPLEKRDASKLLIVNRETGEMQDKHFHSIIDMLEPGDALVMNDTRVLPARLYGQKEETGGHVELLLLKNTAGDEWEVLAKPAKRLKVGTRVSFGDGRLSAIVTEELTHGGRIVRFEYQGIFLEVLESLGEMPLPPYIHEKLDDRERYQTVYAKESGSAAAPTAGLHFTKELLAEIQAKGVHLVYLTLHVGLGTFRPVSVDNLDEHEMHSEFYQLSEEAAATLRSVKENGGRVIAVGTTSIRTLETIGSKFEGQIQADSGWTNIFIKPGYEWKVVDAFSTNFHLPKSTLVMLVSSFAGRELVLDAYHHAIQEHYRFFSFGDAMFIY; encoded by the coding sequence ATGAATACAGCTGATTTTGATTTCCACTTACCTGAGGAATTGATTGCCCAAACACCCCTTGAAAAACGAGATGCCTCTAAACTCCTCATCGTCAACCGTGAGACGGGAGAAATGCAGGATAAACACTTCCACTCTATTATTGACATGCTGGAACCTGGTGATGCCCTTGTCATGAACGACACCCGAGTTCTCCCTGCCCGACTCTATGGTCAAAAGGAAGAAACTGGAGGTCATGTGGAACTTCTCCTACTCAAAAATACTGCTGGAGATGAGTGGGAAGTTCTGGCTAAACCTGCCAAACGCCTCAAGGTCGGTACTCGTGTCAGCTTTGGTGATGGCCGTCTCAGCGCTATCGTTACGGAAGAATTGACCCACGGGGGCCGTATTGTCCGCTTTGAATACCAAGGAATTTTCCTAGAAGTTTTGGAAAGTCTAGGTGAAATGCCGCTGCCACCTTATATTCACGAAAAATTGGATGACCGCGAACGCTATCAAACCGTTTACGCTAAGGAAAGTGGCTCTGCTGCGGCACCGACTGCTGGTCTTCACTTCACCAAAGAACTGCTGGCAGAAATCCAAGCTAAAGGAGTTCATCTGGTCTATCTGACTCTTCATGTCGGGCTCGGAACCTTTAGACCTGTCTCTGTGGACAATCTGGACGAACATGAAATGCACTCAGAATTCTACCAACTTTCTGAGGAGGCTGCTGCCACCCTTCGCTCTGTCAAGGAAAATGGTGGTCGTGTTATTGCTGTCGGAACCACTTCTATCCGCACCTTGGAGACTATTGGTTCCAAGTTTGAAGGGCAAATCCAAGCAGATTCTGGCTGGACCAATATCTTTATCAAACCTGGCTATGAATGGAAGGTCGTGGATGCCTTCTCAACCAACTTCCACCTGCCAAAATCAACTCTGGTCATGCTGGTTTCTTCCTTTGCAGGTCGTGAATTAGTCTTAGATGCCTACCACCATGCCATCCAAGAACACTACCGCTTCTTTAGTTTTGGTGATGCCATGTTTATTTACTAG
- a CDS encoding glucosamine-6-phosphate deaminase produces the protein MKVIKVENQVEGGKVAFEILKEKLANGAQTLGLATGSSPLEFYKEIVESDLDFSNLTSVNLDEYVGLDGDNPQSYRHFMQENLFNQKPFKESFLPRGVKDHAGAEVERYNQILADHPVDLQILGIGRNGHIGFNEPGTPFDSQTHLVELDQSTIEANARFFDKIEDVPTQAISMGIKNILDAKSIILFAYGESKAEAIAGTVSGPVTENLPASSLQNHPDVTIIADAEALSLLEK, from the coding sequence ATGAAAGTTATTAAAGTTGAAAACCAAGTTGAAGGTGGAAAAGTTGCTTTTGAGATTTTGAAGGAAAAATTGGCTAATGGTGCTCAAACATTGGGACTTGCGACAGGAAGCAGCCCGCTTGAATTTTACAAGGAAATTGTTGAAAGTGACCTTGATTTTTCAAATCTAACCAGTGTCAACCTTGATGAATATGTAGGTCTTGATGGCGACAATCCTCAGTCTTACCGCCACTTCATGCAAGAAAACTTGTTCAACCAAAAACCATTTAAAGAAAGTTTCTTGCCTCGTGGGGTTAAGGATCATGCTGGAGCTGAAGTTGAACGCTACAATCAAATTTTGGCTGACCATCCAGTTGATCTGCAAATCTTGGGAATCGGTCGTAATGGACATATCGGATTTAATGAGCCTGGTACTCCATTTGACAGTCAAACGCATCTAGTTGAACTTGATCAGTCTACTATCGAAGCCAATGCTCGCTTCTTTGACAAGATTGAAGATGTTCCAACCCAAGCCATTTCAATGGGAATTAAAAACATCTTGGATGCCAAGTCAATTATTCTCTTTGCTTACGGCGAATCAAAAGCAGAAGCCATTGCCGGCACCGTGTCTGGTCCAGTGACCGAGAACCTACCAGCAAGTAGCCTCCAAAATCACCCTGATGTGACGATTATTGCGGATGCTGAGGCGCTTAGCTTACTTGAAAAATAA